The nucleotide window AGTAGTTTAATGAAATATAAGACAAGCGATCTTCCGGATAGTTTAAAACTTATCCCTTGCTAAACTTATCAGCCACTACCAGCTCTTTACTGCCGGCAGTATATTTATAAAACCCACTGCCCGATTTGGCCCCCAAATGCCCTGCCATTACCATATTAACCAGCAACGGGCAAGGCGCATATTTTTGATTGCCTAAACCATCGTACAATACATTCAATATAGCCAGGCAAACATCAAGGCCAATAAAATCGGCCAGTTGCAGCGGGCCCATGGGGTGCGCCATACCCAGTTTCATCACGGTATCAATTCCGTGCACGCCGGCTACACCTTCAAACAGCGTATAAATAGCCTCGTTTATCATAGGCATTAAAATGCGATTAGCTACAAAGCCAGGGTAATCATTCACTTCTACCGGTACTTTATTCAACTGTTTGCTCAATTCCATCACAGCGTTGGTTACCGTATCGGTTGTGGCGTAACCACGTATCACCTCAACCAGTTGCATTACGGGTACGGGGTTCATAAAGTGCATCCCTATTACATTACCCGGTGTTTTAGTAACAGCGGCAATGCGGGTTATACTAATAGATGATGTATTGGTAGCTAAAATAGTAT belongs to Mucilaginibacter boryungensis and includes:
- a CDS encoding 3-hydroxyacyl-CoA dehydrogenase family protein — encoded protein: MIKNITVIGSGTMGNGIAHVFAQHGFAVQLVDMKVEALEKAIDTITRNLDRQLNKGAITDEIKQATLKNIKTGTDLANAVANAQLVIEAATENPEIKLGIFKQLSDLCGPDTILATNTSSISITRIAAVTKTPGNVIGMHFMNPVPVMQLVEVIRGYATTDTVTNAVMELSKQLNKVPVEVNDYPGFVANRILMPMINEAIYTLFEGVAGVHGIDTVMKLGMAHPMGPLQLADFIGLDVCLAILNVLYDGLGNQKYAPCPLLVNMVMAGHLGAKSGSGFYKYTAGSKELVVADKFSKG